A region from the Flavobacterium enshiense genome encodes:
- a CDS encoding Crp/Fnr family transcriptional regulator, with amino-acid sequence MIPEELLESHHALQKKYAKGDTIFHEGDLPVNYFQIISGDVKMSNFNDDGKEFIQGIFHPKQSFGEPPLFLNRVYPANAIAVTDCELFVLPKSSFLNLVKENASVSLSIIENLAQRLHYKSVMAAEISSQEPEHRLLKLFDYSITFFKIEKETDGYRIDLTRQQMADLTGLRVETVIRTIKGLEKKNEIKIINRKVYR; translated from the coding sequence ATGATCCCCGAAGAATTATTGGAATCACACCATGCTCTACAAAAAAAATATGCTAAAGGCGATACTATTTTTCACGAAGGCGATTTACCTGTCAATTACTTTCAGATCATAAGCGGAGATGTAAAAATGTCCAATTTCAATGACGACGGCAAAGAGTTCATACAAGGTATTTTTCATCCGAAACAAAGTTTCGGAGAACCTCCTTTGTTTCTGAACCGCGTATATCCGGCCAACGCGATTGCTGTTACCGATTGTGAATTGTTTGTACTGCCAAAATCCTCCTTTCTAAACCTCGTAAAGGAAAATGCTTCAGTTTCGCTTTCCATTATCGAAAACCTGGCGCAACGACTGCATTACAAATCGGTTATGGCTGCCGAGATTTCCTCGCAGGAACCAGAGCACCGACTCTTGAAACTTTTCGATTATTCCATTACTTTTTTCAAAATCGAAAAAGAAACCGATGGTTATCGAATAGATCTGACCAGACAGCAGATGGCTGATTTAACGGGGCTTCGCGTTGAAACCGTCATCCGTACCATTAAAGGCCTGGAGAAAAAAAACGAAATAAAAATCATCAACCGAAAAGTGTATCGATAA
- a CDS encoding group III truncated hemoglobin, which translates to MKSDIQNREDLSKLIHSFYAKIRTNEEIGHFFNETIPDWEAHLEKLTDFWENNLFGIRKYYGNPIQAHIEVDEKFDHSVSPNIFGLWLNLWFETLEELFEGENVETLKFRARKMGTVFMMYIYESRKPNHSDSTAQTSI; encoded by the coding sequence GTGAAAAGCGATATTCAGAACAGAGAGGATTTATCGAAACTAATTCACTCCTTTTACGCAAAAATCAGGACCAACGAAGAAATCGGTCATTTTTTCAATGAGACCATTCCAGACTGGGAAGCCCATCTGGAAAAGCTGACCGATTTTTGGGAGAACAATCTCTTTGGAATCCGAAAATATTACGGAAACCCAATTCAGGCTCACATAGAGGTTGACGAGAAATTCGATCACAGCGTCAGTCCGAATATTTTCGGCTTATGGCTGAACCTTTGGTTTGAAACCCTGGAAGAATTGTTTGAAGGAGAAAATGTGGAAACCTTAAAATTCCGCGCCCGAAAAATGGGAACTGTTTTTATGATGTATATTTATGAAAGCAGAAAACCTAATCATTCCGATTCCACGGCACAAACCAGCATATAA
- a CDS encoding 4'-phosphopantetheinyl transferase family protein yields MPLFKVIDINSTSKVFLWKITEDFNELFRNVALKDTSLARLEGMKSEGHQKGFLAVRMLFQHAGYDDFDLYYDDFGKPHLKDGTHISISHSFDFAAIVLSGCNIGIDLEQIKEKIVRLAPRFMDVSHLENLSETDTMKKATVVWGVKEAIFKLKNEVGISFLDHIFEDPFQLSDKKCSAELHFNDVIRHYDIIFEEIDCGNGEEKEHNYMLVCAVESE; encoded by the coding sequence ATGCCGCTTTTTAAAGTTATTGATATCAATTCAACGTCAAAGGTTTTTCTTTGGAAAATAACCGAAGATTTCAACGAACTTTTCCGAAATGTTGCGCTGAAAGACACCTCATTGGCGCGATTGGAAGGAATGAAATCGGAAGGGCATCAAAAGGGTTTTTTGGCGGTACGGATGCTGTTTCAGCACGCTGGTTATGATGATTTCGATTTGTATTATGACGATTTCGGGAAACCGCATTTAAAAGATGGAACGCACATCTCCATCTCGCATTCGTTTGATTTTGCGGCCATTGTTCTTAGTGGATGTAATATCGGAATCGATCTGGAGCAGATAAAGGAAAAGATAGTGCGGCTTGCTCCCCGTTTTATGGATGTATCGCATCTGGAAAATTTATCGGAAACGGATACCATGAAAAAGGCAACCGTGGTTTGGGGCGTAAAAGAGGCTATTTTCAAACTGAAAAATGAAGTTGGTATCAGTTTTCTGGATCATATTTTTGAAGATCCTTTTCAGTTATCTGATAAAAAATGCAGCGCCGAACTACACTTTAATGATGTAATCCGGCACTACGATATTATTTTTGAGGAAATCGATTGTGGTAACGGAGAAGAAAAAGAGCACAATTATATGCTGGTTTGTGCCGTGGAATCGGAATGA
- the ahcY gene encoding adenosylhomocysteinase has protein sequence MSTTTLPFVAYKVKDINLAAWGRKEIELAEAEMPGLMALRAEYGASQPLKGARIAGCLHMTIQTAVLIETLIALGAEVTWSSCNIFSTQDQAAAAIAAAGIQVYAWKGLNEEEFDWCIEQTLFFGEERKPLNMILDDGGDLTNMVFDRYPELIPGIKGLSEETTTGVHRLYERMKNGTLFMPAINVNDSVTKSKFDNKYGCKESAVDAIRRATDVMLAGKRVVVCGYGDVGKGTAASFRGAGSIVTVTEIDPICALQAAMDGFEVKRLDTVVANADIIITTTGNKDIVIGKHFEAMKDKTIVCNIGHFDNEIDMAWLNKNHGASKIEIKPQVDKYTIAGKDILILAEGRLVNLGCATGHPSFVMSNSFTNQTLAQIELWTNSAAYKNEVYMLPKHLDEKVASLHLAKLGVELETLNDEQAAYIGVDVKGPFKPEYYRY, from the coding sequence ATGAGTACAACGACATTACCATTTGTTGCTTACAAAGTAAAAGATATCAATCTTGCTGCGTGGGGAAGAAAAGAAATCGAATTGGCAGAAGCTGAAATGCCTGGACTAATGGCGCTTCGTGCTGAATATGGTGCAAGCCAACCTTTAAAAGGCGCCCGTATCGCAGGATGTTTACACATGACTATCCAAACTGCGGTTTTAATTGAAACATTAATCGCCCTTGGTGCTGAAGTTACCTGGTCGTCTTGTAATATTTTCTCTACTCAGGATCAGGCTGCTGCTGCAATAGCTGCTGCAGGGATTCAGGTATACGCTTGGAAAGGTCTTAACGAAGAAGAATTTGACTGGTGTATTGAGCAAACTTTATTCTTTGGTGAAGAAAGAAAACCATTGAACATGATCTTGGATGACGGTGGTGACTTAACCAACATGGTTTTCGATCGTTACCCTGAATTAATCCCTGGCATCAAAGGTTTATCAGAAGAAACTACAACAGGAGTTCACCGTTTATACGAAAGAATGAAAAACGGAACTTTGTTCATGCCGGCAATCAACGTAAACGATTCGGTTACAAAATCGAAATTTGATAACAAATACGGATGTAAAGAATCTGCTGTAGATGCAATCCGTCGTGCTACTGACGTTATGTTGGCTGGTAAGAGAGTAGTTGTTTGCGGATACGGTGACGTAGGTAAAGGAACTGCAGCTTCTTTCCGTGGTGCAGGCTCTATCGTTACTGTTACTGAAATCGACCCAATCTGTGCTTTACAGGCTGCTATGGACGGTTTTGAAGTAAAACGTTTAGACACTGTTGTTGCAAATGCTGATATCATCATCACAACTACAGGAAACAAAGACATCGTTATCGGAAAACACTTCGAGGCGATGAAAGACAAAACCATCGTTTGTAACATCGGTCACTTCGATAACGAAATCGACATGGCTTGGTTAAACAAAAACCACGGTGCATCTAAAATCGAAATCAAACCTCAAGTTGACAAATATACTATCGCAGGAAAAGACATTCTTATCTTAGCAGAAGGCCGTTTGGTTAACTTAGGTTGTGCTACAGGTCACCCATCTTTCGTAATGTCTAACTCATTCACGAACCAGACTTTAGCACAAATCGAATTATGGACAAACTCAGCAGCATACAAGAATGAAGTGTACATGTTACCGAAACATTTGGATGAGAAAGTAGCTTCTTTACACTTAGCGAAATTAGGTGTTGAATTAGAGACTTTAAATGATGAGCAGGCTGCTTACATCGGAGTGGATGTTAAAGGTCCGTTCAAACCAGAATATTACAGATATTAA
- a CDS encoding patatin-like phospholipase family protein: MKKTTPLVTLIFFLCFSLNLFAQDKKPKVVLVLSGGGAKGIAHIPLLQKLDSLHIVPDLIIGNSMGSIIGGLYAMGYSGDSIASITKNIDWDKILGGGMSLRNVSVDEKREFQRYLAGIGIKDGKAKSTGAILNDQNLREYLFELTYPVYNVKDFDNLPIPFRAMATDLVEGKEVVLSKGSLAFAMRASMSLPAVFKPMPYENTVLVDGGVMNNFPTDIAKQMGADIIIGSDVGGGMEPKEKLDNFATVLMQTSTFPSNIKNPDNRALCDILVDHLPNLRFSTADFAKSEEIYNDGKIAASKNLSALIALAEKIKGYQQRTHQLPNTPNEFVIDTIIYKNISKENMPLVIARTNFKSHTKYTPKDLIAGVNRAMGTNLFNQITYNYFINEEGKLGMILDGFEQPKNQLNASVHYDTYRGVGLILNYTARNVLAQSSRLLITADIAEQPKGRIQFQKNFGKKKDWWWASELYAAFLKQEVFIDGNSVDNMLYDAIEFNNEFNRNINPLKNYIGFGLNYNHTKIKPKYDPYYNPNVFFLTKYIFDGLEVNMHYSYNDMDKVFFATNGTILKANVNRSLLTDITATFIDPNIANVSDATNGYTKLGFGFEKRVPLKRKINGMIGFDANYIFQDKLKNNQLSFTDYGYASKYFLGGIIPFSGSNRFTFPGLTEDELNATQFTGVKLGAQINPIGKFYLTPHFNIATVGFDTFNDYVDNIFNPKGNWDNNTEESLVMSGGASISYQSILGPIHFDTSWINDVNKVRVFFSVGFSFNP; encoded by the coding sequence TTGAAAAAGACAACTCCCTTAGTTACCCTCATATTTTTTCTGTGCTTTTCGTTAAATCTTTTCGCGCAAGATAAGAAACCAAAAGTCGTACTGGTCCTCAGCGGTGGCGGAGCCAAAGGGATTGCTCATATTCCGCTTTTACAAAAACTCGACTCTTTACATATTGTTCCCGATCTTATCATCGGAAACAGCATGGGAAGCATCATCGGAGGTTTGTATGCGATGGGATATTCCGGAGACAGCATCGCCAGTATCACCAAAAATATCGATTGGGATAAAATACTGGGGGGCGGCATGTCCCTGAGAAACGTCAGCGTAGACGAAAAAAGGGAATTTCAACGATATTTAGCGGGCATAGGAATTAAAGACGGGAAAGCAAAAAGTACCGGTGCCATATTAAACGACCAAAACTTAAGAGAATATCTTTTCGAATTAACCTATCCTGTTTACAATGTCAAAGATTTTGATAATCTGCCAATACCATTTCGAGCCATGGCGACCGATTTGGTGGAGGGAAAAGAAGTCGTTCTAAGCAAAGGGAGTTTGGCTTTTGCCATGAGAGCCAGTATGTCCCTACCAGCCGTTTTCAAACCCATGCCATATGAAAATACCGTTTTGGTTGACGGAGGCGTAATGAATAATTTCCCTACAGATATTGCCAAACAAATGGGGGCCGACATCATAATTGGCAGCGATGTAGGCGGCGGAATGGAACCCAAGGAAAAACTGGACAATTTCGCAACGGTTCTGATGCAAACCAGTACGTTTCCGAGCAATATTAAAAATCCCGACAACCGGGCACTTTGCGATATTTTGGTCGATCACCTGCCCAATCTTCGTTTTTCCACCGCTGATTTTGCAAAAAGTGAAGAAATCTACAACGATGGTAAAATTGCTGCATCAAAAAACCTATCTGCTTTAATAGCATTAGCAGAAAAGATAAAAGGGTATCAGCAAAGAACCCACCAACTGCCCAACACCCCTAATGAATTCGTTATTGACACCATTATTTACAAAAACATCAGCAAAGAAAACATGCCGCTTGTAATTGCCCGGACCAATTTCAAATCGCACACAAAATACACCCCTAAAGATTTAATTGCAGGTGTTAACAGAGCAATGGGCACTAACCTTTTCAACCAAATCACCTATAATTATTTTATAAATGAAGAAGGCAAATTAGGAATGATTTTGGATGGATTTGAACAGCCAAAAAACCAACTAAACGCCTCAGTGCATTATGACACTTACCGAGGAGTAGGTTTGATTCTCAATTATACCGCCAGAAATGTGCTTGCCCAATCCTCCCGCCTGCTCATTACTGCCGATATTGCCGAACAACCAAAAGGCAGAATCCAATTTCAGAAAAATTTCGGAAAAAAGAAAGATTGGTGGTGGGCATCTGAACTTTATGCAGCTTTTTTAAAACAAGAAGTTTTTATAGATGGCAATTCGGTAGATAACATGTTATATGATGCCATTGAATTCAATAATGAATTTAACAGAAATATAAATCCGTTAAAAAACTACATTGGTTTTGGTTTAAACTACAATCACACAAAAATAAAACCAAAATACGACCCCTACTACAACCCCAATGTGTTTTTCCTTACCAAATATATTTTCGACGGCTTAGAGGTAAACATGCACTATTCATATAACGACATGGATAAAGTATTTTTCGCCACTAACGGAACCATCCTAAAAGCCAATGTAAACCGATCATTACTAACTGATATTACTGCCACTTTCATCGATCCAAACATAGCAAATGTTTCCGATGCCACTAATGGCTATACAAAACTTGGTTTCGGATTTGAAAAACGAGTACCTTTAAAAAGAAAAATCAATGGAATGATAGGATTTGATGCCAATTATATCTTTCAGGACAAGCTTAAAAACAACCAACTCTCTTTTACGGATTATGGGTATGCTTCAAAATACTTCTTAGGAGGTATTATTCCTTTTTCCGGAAGCAATCGTTTTACATTTCCGGGTTTAACCGAAGATGAACTTAATGCAACTCAGTTCACGGGAGTCAAACTTGGAGCTCAAATCAACCCCATCGGCAAATTTTACCTAACACCTCATTTTAATATTGCCACTGTTGGCTTTGATACTTTCAATGATTATGTAGACAATATATTCAATCCAAAAGGAAATTGGGACAACAACACCGAAGAAAGTCTTGTGATGTCCGGAGGAGCTTCTATTTCTTACCAGTCCATTTTAGGCCCCATCCACTTTGATACTTCATGGATAAATGATGTCAACAAAGTGAGGGTGTTTTTCAGCGTTGGTTTCTCATTCAATCCGTAA
- a CDS encoding DUF3943 domain-containing protein, with protein sequence MLITELTAYQQRKITDRYQLFHIKKDSSLTYQKAYPPQKADFRKLGYCTLVFVGTSIVVAAVVWTLPESASGWNKKEIKDTGLFTMWHENVTTGPVVDEDSDYYNYVTHPYAGAVYYMAARSSGFRPLGSFAYSAILSTLVWEYGIEAFAEAPSWQDLIITPTVGSLLGEVFFHAKRGILKNHSKVLKSKALGFVCLLVIDPFSTAVDGFGYKPKMKSNLSIAPIPYNRSNKPESVLGLKYTVRF encoded by the coding sequence ATGCTGATCACAGAATTAACAGCCTATCAGCAAAGGAAAATAACAGACAGATATCAGCTATTTCATATAAAAAAAGATTCCTCCCTAACCTATCAAAAAGCATATCCTCCCCAAAAAGCCGACTTTCGAAAATTAGGCTACTGTACCCTGGTATTTGTAGGCACATCCATTGTCGTTGCTGCTGTAGTGTGGACATTGCCCGAAAGCGCATCAGGATGGAACAAAAAAGAAATTAAAGACACAGGATTATTCACAATGTGGCACGAAAATGTGACCACGGGCCCGGTTGTAGACGAAGACTCAGATTACTACAATTATGTGACACATCCTTATGCCGGCGCAGTGTATTATATGGCTGCACGCAGTAGTGGCTTTAGACCTTTGGGATCTTTCGCTTACTCAGCAATCCTTTCAACTCTTGTTTGGGAATACGGCATTGAAGCCTTTGCCGAAGCTCCTTCCTGGCAGGATCTGATCATTACCCCTACCGTGGGATCGCTGTTGGGAGAAGTTTTTTTCCATGCTAAAAGAGGCATTTTAAAAAACCATTCTAAAGTTTTAAAATCAAAAGCATTGGGTTTTGTCTGCCTGCTAGTAATAGACCCTTTTAGCACCGCTGTAGATGGTTTTGGGTATAAGCCAAAAATGAAATCCAATCTTAGTATCGCACCAATTCCTTACAACCGTTCAAATAAGCCGGAATCTGTTTTGGGTCTGAAATACACCGTTAGGTTTTAA
- a CDS encoding LamG domain-containing protein, with the protein MKKNYFLLSLLTLGITALKAQVPNYVPSSGLVAYYGFNGNANDATANNYHLTNYGASLTTDRNGTANSAYSFNGSTSYLMLSSFPTVFSYTGAHSVSFWMKKNNTAISIAIMSGSTANGNFIWNVQSTDTATQTGVNKQGSSWAWAYGPAVTVGQWEHYTAVYNNQNLTLYKNGVSVGTRTADSYTSVNSAPLPLWIGKGPSGGNFNGSLDDVAIWNRALTPAEVTQVYQATLSTNEVSQKKSFRIYPNPASEAIYIQNDNTTETINYQLSDINGKIVLAGAKNSSELNMLNIKNLVPGIYFLKLNNEESEKIIIK; encoded by the coding sequence ATGAAAAAAAATTACTTTCTATTGTCACTTTTGACTCTTGGCATTACAGCATTAAAAGCTCAAGTGCCTAACTATGTACCATCATCAGGCCTGGTTGCTTATTATGGTTTTAACGGAAACGCAAATGATGCAACAGCCAACAACTATCACCTTACCAACTATGGTGCATCATTAACCACCGACAGAAACGGAACAGCAAATTCCGCATACTCTTTTAACGGAAGCACGTCCTATTTAATGCTAAGTTCATTTCCTACAGTATTTTCATATACTGGAGCGCATTCTGTATCATTCTGGATGAAAAAAAACAATACCGCCATAAGTATTGCCATCATGAGCGGATCCACTGCAAACGGAAATTTTATCTGGAACGTTCAATCCACAGACACAGCCACACAGACCGGAGTAAACAAACAAGGTAGCTCATGGGCCTGGGCATACGGACCTGCAGTTACCGTCGGACAATGGGAACATTATACAGCCGTATACAACAACCAAAATTTGACGCTGTATAAAAACGGCGTATCAGTAGGCACTAGGACCGCCGACAGCTACACAAGCGTAAATTCTGCCCCCCTACCGCTTTGGATAGGAAAAGGACCGTCAGGAGGCAACTTTAACGGCTCACTTGATGACGTAGCCATTTGGAACCGTGCACTTACCCCTGCAGAGGTAACACAGGTCTATCAGGCCACTTTATCAACAAATGAGGTATCACAAAAGAAATCCTTCAGAATATACCCTAACCCTGCCTCAGAAGCAATTTATATACAAAATGACAACACCACCGAAACTATAAACTACCAACTTTCCGATATAAATGGAAAAATCGTATTGGCAGGTGCTAAAAATTCATCCGAATTGAATATGCTAAACATTAAAAATTTAGTACCGGGAATCTATTTTCTAAAACTGAATAATGAAGAATCAGAAAAAATAATCATTAAATAA
- the rpmA gene encoding 50S ribosomal protein L27, with protein sequence MAHKKGVGSSKNGRESESKRLGVKIYGGQAAIAGNIIVRQRGSKHNPGENVYMGKDHTLHAKVDGVVKFQKKGDNKSFVSVVPFEA encoded by the coding sequence ATGGCTCACAAGAAAGGTGTCGGTAGTTCCAAGAATGGTAGAGAATCAGAATCGAAACGTTTAGGTGTTAAGATTTATGGTGGACAAGCTGCAATTGCTGGAAACATTATCGTAAGACAAAGAGGTTCTAAGCACAATCCAGGTGAAAACGTTTACATGGGTAAAGATCACACTTTACATGCAAAAGTTGATGGAGTAGTGAAATTTCAGAAAAAAGGAGATAACAAATCTTTCGTTTCTGTAGTTCCATTCGAAGCATAA
- the rplU gene encoding 50S ribosomal protein L21 — translation MYAIVEIAGQQFKVSKDLKVYVHRLAVEEGAKVSFDKVLLLDDNGNVTLGAPAVEGASVEAKVLQHLKGDKVIVFKKKRRKGYKKKNGHRQSLTQIVIEGIVAGGATKKKATKKAEATEE, via the coding sequence ATGTACGCAATCGTAGAGATAGCAGGGCAACAATTCAAAGTAAGCAAAGACTTAAAGGTTTATGTTCACCGTTTAGCAGTAGAAGAAGGTGCAAAAGTTTCTTTTGACAAAGTTCTTTTATTAGATGATAACGGAAACGTAACTTTAGGCGCCCCAGCTGTAGAAGGTGCTTCAGTAGAAGCTAAAGTGTTACAACACTTAAAAGGTGATAAAGTAATCGTTTTCAAAAAGAAAAGAAGAAAAGGTTACAAAAAGAAAAACGGTCACAGACAATCTTTAACTCAAATTGTAATCGAAGGTATCGTTGCAGGTGGAGCTACAAAGAAAAAAGCGACTAAAAAAGCGGAAGCTACAGAAGAATAA
- a CDS encoding M16 family metallopeptidase, which yields MKKSLMALSSLLMLGGVASAQKVAFEEYTLDNGLHVILHQDKSAPVVITSVMYHVGSKDENPERTGFAHFFEHLLFEGTKNIGRGDWFKIVTANGGNNNANTTEDRTYYYEVFPSNNLQLALWMESERLMHPVINQIGVDTQNEVVKEEKRLRVDNQPYGSLIAAVKQNIYKVHPYRWAPIGSMEHLDAATLAEFQAFNKKFYTPNNAVLVVAGDFDPAQAKTWVKDYFGPIAKGADVQRQKFEEAPITQTIKATYQDPNIQIPMMVATYRTPSMKTRDARVLDMISSILSDGKSSRLYKKLVDDKKMALQVGAFNYSQEDYGMYILYGLPMGKNTTEDLLKQVDEEIVKLQTELISEKDFQKLQNKFDNQYVNANANVEGIAENLATFYLLYGDVNLINTEIDIYHSITREEIREVAKKYLNPNQRLLLDYVPAKDKAQN from the coding sequence ATGAAAAAATCTTTAATGGCTTTGAGTTCGCTTTTAATGCTTGGAGGTGTTGCTTCCGCTCAGAAAGTAGCATTTGAAGAATACACACTGGACAACGGTCTGCATGTAATTTTGCATCAGGACAAATCGGCTCCGGTAGTAATCACATCGGTAATGTATCACGTGGGATCGAAAGACGAAAACCCTGAAAGAACAGGATTTGCGCACTTTTTCGAACACCTGCTTTTCGAAGGAACTAAAAACATCGGCCGCGGTGACTGGTTTAAAATCGTAACAGCCAACGGAGGTAACAACAATGCCAACACTACAGAAGACAGAACGTATTACTACGAAGTATTCCCATCCAACAACTTACAATTAGCCTTATGGATGGAATCGGAAAGACTAATGCATCCGGTAATCAACCAGATTGGTGTTGACACACAAAACGAAGTAGTAAAAGAAGAAAAAAGGCTTCGTGTAGACAACCAGCCTTACGGAAGCCTGATCGCTGCTGTTAAGCAAAATATCTACAAAGTTCACCCTTACCGTTGGGCTCCTATCGGATCAATGGAACATTTGGATGCAGCTACTTTAGCAGAATTCCAAGCATTCAACAAAAAATTCTACACTCCTAACAACGCCGTTCTGGTTGTTGCCGGTGATTTTGATCCTGCTCAGGCAAAAACATGGGTTAAAGATTATTTCGGTCCAATTGCAAAAGGAGCAGATGTTCAAAGACAAAAATTCGAAGAAGCTCCTATCACCCAAACAATCAAAGCCACTTACCAAGATCCGAACATTCAGATTCCTATGATGGTTGCCACTTACAGAACACCTTCAATGAAGACTCGTGACGCAAGAGTTTTAGATATGATTTCTTCAATCCTTTCAGACGGAAAAAGCTCAAGATTATACAAAAAATTAGTAGACGACAAGAAAATGGCGCTACAAGTTGGAGCTTTCAACTACAGTCAGGAAGACTATGGAATGTATATTTTATACGGACTTCCAATGGGTAAAAACACTACCGAGGATTTACTTAAGCAGGTAGACGAGGAAATCGTGAAATTGCAAACAGAATTAATTTCCGAAAAAGATTTCCAGAAACTGCAAAACAAATTCGACAACCAATACGTAAATGCTAACGCTAACGTTGAAGGTATCGCTGAAAACCTTGCCACTTTCTATTTATTGTATGGCGATGTGAACCTTATCAATACTGAAATTGACATTTACCATTCAATCACCAGAGAGGAAATCAGAGAAGTTGCAAAAAAATATCTGAACCCAAACCAACGTCTGCTTTTAGATTACGTACCTGCAAAAGACAAAGCACAAAACTAA